The proteins below are encoded in one region of Deltaproteobacteria bacterium:
- a CDS encoding 3-oxoacyl-ACP reductase FabG, translating into MTDARVALVTGGGTGIGAACCRVLAAAGFRVVVHYRGSEAAAQAVARELEGAFTVRADLAEPADVEALVAAIKERAGRLDVLVNNAGQNRNRPTPTMTLDDYDAVTTIARGTWYLTKLVLRRFMLRQGSGRIINITSVVGHTGNQGQVPYTMAKAGLDALTKSLAQELAGRSILVNSVAPGFIATDMTATLPEAARDGILSRVPLGRMGTPAEVADVVVFLATRADYVHGTVVHVNGGLYGG; encoded by the coding sequence ATGACGGATGCACGCGTCGCGCTCGTGACGGGCGGCGGGACGGGAATCGGCGCGGCGTGCTGCCGGGTGCTCGCCGCCGCGGGCTTCCGCGTCGTGGTCCACTACCGCGGCAGCGAAGCCGCGGCGCAGGCGGTGGCCCGGGAGCTCGAGGGCGCCTTCACGGTGCGCGCGGATCTCGCCGAGCCCGCCGACGTGGAGGCGCTGGTCGCGGCGATCAAGGAGCGCGCCGGCCGGCTCGACGTCCTCGTCAACAACGCCGGTCAGAACCGCAACCGCCCGACACCGACGATGACGCTCGACGACTACGACGCCGTCACGACGATCGCACGAGGGACGTGGTACCTCACGAAGCTCGTCCTGCGGCGTTTCATGCTCCGGCAGGGAAGTGGACGCATCATCAACATCACGAGCGTCGTCGGCCACACCGGCAACCAGGGACAGGTGCCGTACACGATGGCCAAGGCGGGCCTCGACGCGCTCACCAAGTCGCTCGCGCAGGAGCTCGCGGGACGATCGATCCTCGTCAACTCGGTGGCGCCGGGGTTCATCGCGACCGACATGACCGCGACGCTCCCGGAGGCCGCCCGCGACGGGATCCTGTCGCGCGTGCCACTCGGCCGGATGGGAACGCCGGCAGAGGTGGCGGACGTCGTCGTCTTCCTCGCCACGCGTGCCGACTACGTGCACGGGACGGTCGTCCACGTGAACGGAGGGCTCTATGGCGGGTGA
- a CDS encoding beta-hydroxyacyl-ACP dehydratase — translation MAGEATPAAVLDAMPHRPPFRFIDEILELDDEHIVAAYRFPADADFYRGHFPGNPVTPGVLLLEAMAQAGVVAHGIYLVGRDAPGGPPLLTLFTDATVEFTGMVRPGQRVLIRGRKLVFRRRLLRSVVEMTLEDGTVVCSGTLSGMGVPA, via the coding sequence ATGGCGGGTGAGGCGACACCCGCCGCGGTGCTGGACGCCATGCCCCATCGGCCGCCGTTCCGCTTCATCGACGAGATCCTCGAGCTCGACGACGAGCACATCGTCGCCGCCTATCGTTTTCCGGCCGACGCGGACTTCTACCGCGGGCACTTTCCCGGCAACCCGGTCACGCCAGGCGTCCTGCTCCTCGAGGCGATGGCGCAGGCGGGGGTGGTGGCGCACGGCATCTACCTGGTCGGCCGCGACGCCCCCGGCGGCCCACCGCTGCTCACGCTGTTCACCGATGCCACCGTCGAGTTCACCGGCATGGTGCGGCCCGGGCAGCGCGTGCTGATCCGCGGACGGAAGCTCGTCTTCCGCCGCCGTCTGCTGCGGTCGGTGGTAGAGATGACCCTCGAGGACGGCACCGTCGTCTGCTCCGGCACGCTCTCGGGCATGGGAGTGCCGGCGTGA
- the fabA gene encoding bifunctional 3-hydroxydecanoyl-ACP dehydratase/trans-2-decenoyl-ACP isomerase — MTYAEFRGQTSFAKAELLAFAHGRLVEDPPAGFEARLPLPPLLMVDRIADIGRDGARGRLVAERDVHLDDWFFQCHFLGDPVQPGCLGVDAVWQLLGFFCAWCGGLGVGRALGCGEIAFEGQIRPHDRTVRYELDVRRCATFPDTGATLAIGNATVLVDGTPIYTLKGARTGLFRDLIYADYPAVSARGRGGRAT; from the coding sequence ATGACGTACGCGGAATTCCGGGGGCAGACGAGCTTCGCCAAGGCGGAGCTGCTCGCGTTCGCGCACGGGCGGCTGGTCGAGGACCCGCCGGCCGGCTTCGAGGCGCGCCTGCCGCTTCCCCCGCTCCTCATGGTCGACCGCATCGCCGACATCGGGCGCGACGGCGCACGCGGACGGCTCGTCGCCGAGCGCGACGTGCACCTCGACGACTGGTTCTTCCAGTGCCACTTCCTCGGCGACCCCGTCCAGCCGGGCTGCCTCGGCGTGGACGCGGTGTGGCAGCTGCTCGGCTTCTTCTGCGCCTGGTGCGGCGGTCTCGGAGTCGGTCGGGCGCTCGGGTGCGGCGAGATCGCATTCGAGGGGCAGATCCGCCCGCACGACCGAACCGTGCGCTACGAGCTCGACGTCCGGCGGTGCGCCACGTTCCCCGACACCGGCGCAACCCTCGCCATCGGCAACGCCACCGTGCTGGTCGACGGCACGCCGATCTACACCCTCAAGGGCGCGCGGACGGGCCTGTTCCGCGACCTCATCTACGCCGACTATCCGGCGGTGTCGGCTCGCGGTCGCGGGGGGCGGGCAACATGA
- a CDS encoding beta-ketoacyl-[acyl-carrier-protein] synthase family protein, translated as MRRRVVVTGIGVVAPNGIGVTAFETALREGRSGVRAIGKLRELGFGCQVAGIPDGADERAGAAFDADELLAMNSNHRFACLAAVEAWDDAGLRRPAREDGAVDWATGTILGTGIGGMDTIGERVVPFTDGGKLRRLGSTTVEQVMASGISARIGGLLALGNQVTTNSSACSTGTEAIVEGLERIRSGRAERMLCGGSEGASHYIWAGFDAMRVLMRASNDAPERASRPMSASAAGFVPAAGAGVLLLESLESALERGAPIRAEVLGGAVNCGGQRAGGSMTAPNPDGVRRCIRAALDDAGIAPREVDAINGHLTATGADPREVQAWAAALERSPSTFPPITATKSLIGHALGAAGGIECVASVVMVQGGFLHPTINCEDLHPEITPFAAAIPHRLRPMPDLRVLTKAGFGFGDVNACVVFGKWTS; from the coding sequence GTGAGGCGGCGCGTGGTCGTGACGGGCATCGGCGTCGTCGCGCCGAACGGCATCGGCGTGACCGCGTTCGAGACGGCGCTCCGCGAGGGCCGCTCCGGGGTGCGGGCGATCGGGAAGCTCCGCGAGCTCGGCTTCGGCTGTCAGGTGGCCGGAATCCCCGACGGCGCGGACGAGCGCGCCGGCGCCGCGTTCGATGCGGACGAGCTGCTGGCGATGAACTCGAACCACCGCTTCGCGTGCCTGGCCGCCGTGGAAGCCTGGGACGACGCGGGGCTGCGGCGCCCCGCGCGCGAGGACGGCGCCGTCGACTGGGCCACGGGCACCATCCTCGGCACGGGGATCGGTGGCATGGACACGATCGGCGAACGGGTCGTGCCGTTCACCGACGGCGGCAAGCTGCGCCGGCTCGGCAGCACGACCGTCGAGCAGGTGATGGCGAGCGGCATCTCCGCGCGCATCGGGGGCCTGCTCGCGCTCGGCAACCAGGTCACCACCAACTCGAGCGCGTGCAGCACCGGCACCGAGGCGATCGTCGAGGGCCTCGAGCGCATCCGCAGCGGCCGTGCCGAGCGCATGCTGTGTGGGGGATCGGAGGGCGCGAGCCACTACATCTGGGCGGGGTTCGACGCCATGCGCGTCCTCATGCGCGCGTCGAACGACGCGCCCGAGCGGGCCTCCCGGCCGATGAGCGCCTCGGCCGCGGGCTTCGTGCCGGCGGCGGGAGCCGGCGTGCTCCTGCTCGAGAGCCTGGAGAGCGCCCTCGAGCGGGGTGCGCCGATCCGCGCCGAGGTGCTCGGCGGCGCGGTGAACTGCGGCGGGCAACGGGCGGGCGGCAGCATGACCGCGCCCAATCCGGACGGGGTTCGTCGCTGCATTCGCGCCGCCCTCGACGACGCGGGCATCGCGCCGCGGGAGGTCGACGCGATCAACGGCCACCTCACCGCCACCGGCGCCGACCCGCGCGAGGTGCAGGCGTGGGCCGCGGCGCTCGAGCGGTCGCCGTCGACGTTCCCGCCGATCACCGCAACGAAGTCGCTCATCGGTCACGCGCTGGGCGCCGCCGGCGGGATCGAGTGCGTGGCGAGCGTCGTCATGGTGCAGGGCGGATTCCTGCATCCGACAATCAACTGCGAGGATCTGCACCCCGAGATCACGCCGTTCGCGGCGGCGATTCCGCACCGGCTGCGGCCGATGCCCGACCTGCGCGTGCTGACCAAGGCAGGCTTCGGCTTCGGCGACGTCAACGCCTGCGTGGTCTTCGGGAAGTGGACCTCCTGA
- a CDS encoding ketoacyl-ACP synthase III gives MTFFLHGLGHFHPENEVTNAFLEALDIGTTEAWIMERVGIRSRRTTLPLDYIRTTRNRDPRAAQEATLYTHAEAGRRAAAMALARAGITVADVGMVVAGSSVMDTATPAEACNIARALGIEAPALDVNSACTSFFAQLHLVSLMRPDALPPFVLLVVSEAVTRAVDYADRTSAVLWGDGSVAAVVSTRVPGRARIVATTLASSPEGADRVVVPRTGHFRQDGRVVQMFAIRKTAQLLAQLQEAHAHDGRRFHFVGHQANLRMLEAVCRQCSVPGDRHHANVEWYGNTAGAGAPSVLSMRWDDWTADDDVAVVGVGAGLTWASYLLRFEGST, from the coding sequence GTGACGTTCTTCCTGCACGGCCTCGGCCACTTCCATCCCGAGAACGAGGTCACGAACGCCTTCCTCGAGGCGCTCGACATCGGGACGACGGAGGCGTGGATCATGGAGCGGGTCGGCATCCGCTCGCGCCGCACGACGCTGCCGCTCGACTACATCCGGACAACCCGCAACCGCGACCCGCGCGCCGCGCAGGAGGCGACGCTCTACACGCACGCGGAGGCGGGCCGGCGCGCGGCGGCGATGGCGCTCGCGCGGGCCGGGATCACCGTCGCGGATGTCGGTATGGTCGTCGCAGGCTCCTCGGTGATGGACACCGCGACGCCGGCCGAGGCCTGCAACATCGCGCGCGCGCTCGGCATCGAGGCGCCGGCGCTTGACGTGAACTCGGCCTGCACGAGCTTCTTCGCCCAGCTCCACCTCGTCTCGCTCATGCGGCCCGACGCGCTCCCGCCCTTCGTGCTCCTCGTCGTGTCGGAGGCGGTGACGCGGGCGGTCGACTACGCCGATCGCACTTCAGCCGTGCTGTGGGGCGACGGGAGCGTCGCGGCGGTCGTTTCGACCCGCGTGCCGGGGCGCGCCCGGATCGTGGCGACCACCCTGGCGTCGAGCCCCGAGGGCGCGGATCGCGTCGTGGTGCCGCGCACCGGCCACTTCCGCCAGGACGGACGCGTCGTGCAGATGTTCGCCATCAGGAAGACGGCGCAGCTCCTGGCGCAGCTCCAGGAGGCGCACGCGCACGACGGCCGCCGCTTCCACTTCGTCGGTCACCAGGCGAACCTGCGCATGCTCGAGGCGGTCTGCCGGCAGTGCAGCGTCCCCGGTGACCGCCATCACGCGAACGTCGAGTGGTACGGCAACACCGCCGGGGCCGGGGCCCCCTCGGTCCTCTCGATGCGCTGGGACGACTGGACGGCGGACGACGACGTCGCCGTCGTGGGGGTGGGCGCGGGGCTCACCTGGGCCAGCTATCTCCTCCGCTTCGAGGGCTCGACGTGA